From Nicotiana tabacum cultivar K326 chromosome 22, ASM71507v2, whole genome shotgun sequence, one genomic window encodes:
- the LOC142176033 gene encoding uncharacterized protein LOC142176033, producing MDDTFIQRKRTAVVVGSMVMPKYCDPKTVYTPKDIQTDMLSQHGVTLSYMQAWRAKEKALQLLRGHPADSYNKLPKYFYILEKTYLGSVVKLKKTTDECFLYAFVALCTSISGWEYYRPVVVVDGTFLKTAYREIMLTASTMDAAGSYTLDEFNERMLKVEEIDPRVKSYIYDIGYHRWSRVHATVNRTWTMTSNIAESLNAVRKEARELPIFDLLEYMRTLLERWTKEKLLKVRASTDHIHTVIDGVKRYIVCLESKKYSCGQFQLDELPCPHAWAALRHMNETYENYCSPYYTRESLLRTYEILVNPLPDESKWNVPQHISNEVVNPPTEEKKKSENLKRKDTKHMMN from the exons ATGGACGATACATTCATACAGCGCAAACGTACTGCAGTTGTAGTTGGTAGCATGGTCATGCCAAAGTATTGTGATCCTAAGACAGTTTACACACCAAAGGACATACAAACTGACATGTTGTCCCAACACGGAGTGACCCTAAGCTACATGCAAGCATGGAGGGCAAAGGAAAAGGCTTTACAGTTATTGAGAGGTCATCCGGCTGACTCCTACAAtaaattaccaaaatatttttatattcttgagaAGACGTATCTTGGTTCAGTTGTTAAATTGAAGAAGACAACAGATGAATGCTTTTTATATGCATTTGTTGCTCTTTGTACATCAATAAGTGGTTGGGAATATTATAGACCAGTAGTAGTGGTTGATGGGACATTCTTAAAGACAGCCTACAGGGAGATTATGCTAACAGCAAGCACAATGGATGCAGCAG GGTCATACACTctggatgaatttaatgaaaggatgTTGAAGGTTGAAGAGATAGACCCGCGTGTTAAATCATACATCTATGATATTGGCTATCATAGATGGTCAAGAGTACATGCAACAGTGAATAGAACTTGGACTATGACATCAAACATTGCCGAGTCGTTGAATGCTGTAAGAAAAGAGGCAAGAGAGCTGCCAATATTTGACCTATTAGAGTATATGAGGACACTTCTTGAACGTTGGACGAAAGAGAAGTTATTGAAG gtgagggcttcaacaGATCATATTCATACTGTGATAGATGGTGTGAAGCGGTACATTGTATGTCTTGAAAGCAAGAAATATAGTTGTGGCCAGTTCCAACTTGATGAACTTCCATGTCCGCATGCTTGGGCAGCTCTAAGGCACATGAATGAAACTTATGAAAACTATTGCTCTCCGTATTATACAAGGGAGAGTCTGCTGCGTACATATGAAATACTAGTAAATCCCCTTCCTGATGAAAGCAAATGGAATGTGCCACAACATATATCTAATGAAGTAGTAAATCCACCTAcggaagagaaaaagaagtcagaaAACCTCAAAAGGAAAGATACAAAACATATGATGAACTAA